The genome window TCTCTTAAAATGTCAGATTctcccttcaaaatgacccccataAGTCTTTTTATTAAAACAGGCTCGAGtaaagtttttaaaaaattaaccATTCGAATCGTGTCTACGATCGCGGATAGGACCACATAATAGGTATGCAGTCTACGAAATGGACTGTGAATTGGTCCTCGAAATCTTGGATGGGCCTGTTCAAGTCGTCGATGGATCCGTGGTTAGCATGGTGGCAAaataattctgcggtcgcacattggACCGCAAAATAACCCTAAAAATTGAGTTGCTCCTGACTCATTCTACGATGATTCTGCGGTCAGCTCCACAATGCATTGCACAGTCCAAAAAGTCCATACTAAAACCTTCCAAACACATTAGCCTACTTTGGTACCATAAAACCTTAAATCCTTGGCATACGTTTACGGGGCCATACATCGTCCCcagcttaggatcattcatccttgaaTAAGGGTTAGAGTCATCCATAGACACCAAATATGACTTAACTTTTTACTCACACAATAAGAGTtccaaatttggctaactccccaaattttcaaaCATTCTGGTAGAGTTTCCCCTGTATTTGGGCCTATCCACcagtcagagagccccagaaaccaatcctaacaacgtGTTCATAATACAACAATGCGTCGTAGACATGAAAATAATGCCACTATAACATTATAAGCATTGCATTGCCAAGAAGAGGCATTTTAGCATAAACTATACAAGTTTAACATAACTCATAGAAAGTGAACTTCTAATATTCTTTAAAACATAACCATTTAGTTacacaaacaaatgagggtatttccttttcatttcttcttcggcctcccatgccgcctcttcaacttgttggtttcgccatagcactttgacggaggcaatctctttattcctTAATATTCGAACTTGTCTATCAAGTATGGAAACCAGAATCttctcataagtcaattcttcattaacttcAACAACCTCAACCCAGACGATGAGCAACGGATCTCCAACCACTTTCTTCAACAttgatacatgaaacaccgggtgcactaaggacatctctggaggtaaCTCAAGCCTATAAGCCACTTGACCAACCCTCTACAATATTTTGTACAGTCTGATATACCTTAGACTCAACTTCTCTTTCTTCTCAAATCGCATTATGCCCTTCGTGGGGAAAATTTttaagaacacccaatcatcctctttgaactccaaatctctgCGACGCACATCAGAATAGGACTTCTGGTGACTCTAAGCAATTTTCAACCAttacttaatgatcttaaccttctccatagcctgatgcaggATGTTAGGCCTAATCATTTTAACTTCTCCGACTTCAAACCAACCAATGAGAGATCTAAAACTCCTACCATATAGATCTTTGAACGGtgtcatctgaatgctagcatgataactgttgttgtcggcaaattctatgagtggaaattgataatcccagctacccttgaagtcaagaacacaagcacgcaacatatcttCTAGTGTATgtatagtccgctctgcttgcccgtcggtctgtggatggaaagctatactaagattcacctgagtacccaaaccttgctgtaATTTCTGCCAAAATTTAGCGGTGAACTACGCCCCTTGATTTGagatgatggaaactggagtggcATTTAatctgactatttccttgatatacaactgagcataatgTTCTGTTGTGTCAGTGGTCTTAACAAGCAAGAAATGTGCTAATTTCATGagttgatccacaatcacccaaattgaatcaaacttatgaggcGTGCAAGGTAGACCTACTACAAAGtctatattgatcatctcccacttccaaattggaatttctatattttgaGCCAAACCACTAGGCTTCTAGTGTttagccttcacttgctgacagtttgGGGATCTAGCCACAAAGTCCGCGACATCcttcttcatgtcattccactaTTAGACTTCTCTAAGATCATGGTACATATTCGCGGAGCTGGGTGCACATAATACTTGGAActgtgagcctcgatcatgattctttctcggagaccatctacattttgAACACACAatcacccttggtaccttagagTACCATAATTAGTGCCAAAAGAAAAATCCATGGTTTTGTTTTTATGAATTCCCTCCTTCAATAAGCCACTACGAATGATGACTGGGCCCTACTTTGCACAATTACCCCACTTTCGCTAGAGTTCACAAGCCGAACTCCCAAAATAGCCAATCGGTGAAATTTCTTGGCCAACGACCTTTGGtgtgcctccaagtgagccaaactatccATGGATTTTCGTCTAAGAGCATCCGGCATAACATTAGCTTTTCCCTGATAATAGACAATGTCGAGGTCATagtccttgagtaattcaagccatatCCTTTGCCTTAGATTCTAcaccttctgcttgaagatatactgaagaCTCTTATGGTCCTTGAATatgtccacatggaccccatacaaatagtgatgcCAAATATACAATGCAAACACCACCGCCACAAGTtgtaagtcatgtgttggataattcttctcatggttcttgagttgcttgGAAGCATATATGATGGCCTTGcgatgttgcattaatacatacccaagcccaacccttgaagcatcataatacataaCAAACCCAATTATACCCTTCGGTAAGGTCAACACTGATATCGTGGTCAACCTTGACTTCAACTCTTGAAAACTTCTTTCACAAGAATCTTGCCACTGGAATTTGGCTACCTTTTATGTCAATTTGGTCAACGTAGAGGCAAGAGAAGAAAACTCTTCCGCAAACCTTCTTTAGtacccagctaagcccaagaaacttcGAATCTCTGTcagagttgtaggtctaggccaattcttcacagctgcaacattctgaggatcaaccttgattccctCACTGGAGACAACATGTCCCAAGAAAGTGACAAACTAgagccaaaattcatattttgaaaactttgcatacaacttgtgtTGATACAAAGTTAGCAAACCTGCCCTGAGATAATCGGTGTGGTCCTCTCGACTTCTTGAATACACAAGAATGTCTTCAATAAACATTATCACAGAAGAGTCGAGAAAATGCTTGAAGACTTGATTCATAAGGTCCACgaaagttgctggggcatttgtcagcccaaagacatcactagaaactcaaagtgcccataccgagtctaaGCCAACCAAATCGTGCCACCTCACCCATCTCactcactcacaaaacaaacacactcAGTCCTAACTGTCGATCCATACCATCAACAGACCAGGTTTATTCTTGATTTTCTCATTATTTTTAATCCCCTATCAGATTTTATCTCAACCGTTGGATTACGAGTATCCAACAACCACCATTTTTCTTCATTAAACCTTTTCCCTAATTTTAATTCTCCAAATAATCGAAGTTGTTGATCAAAACATCCAACGGCTCCCATTCCATCTCTCACCCTTAACCCTAGAGACCAACCCCAATACCCACTAACCCTAATTCTTTTCCCCCCATTACCAGCTGCCCCCTTTCCCCTTTTTCTCTCTACTCTCTCTTCTGCCCTAATCCTATCAATCTCAAAACGTGCACAAATTTGTGAAAGGTCATCTCAATCAAAATCTGAAATTCCTATATGTACCTATAATCTGCGAATCCTATTATTTCTTTTCCATTTCTGTCGATGGAATTCAAAAAGCCTAAATCAAACCCTAGACCCAAAATGTGTTACTGAATTATCCTATTTCTTCCTTCGTGTTTTCAAATCCATGACATGCATGATTGTTTTTATTCATCACCATCATCATTATTCGTTTCCAAAGGTCAAATGCAGTGACCTTTGGACATTGGGGTTTAGTCCGACGGGTTCTCGCCTTTAACAGCCACTCCTCACTCTGGTAAAATATTTCAATGATTTTCCCCTCTGCCTTCTTTGATTTTCACTCGCTTTATTTTCATCATCTGATAGTCGTCACTCTTAAGTCTCCACTACCACTATGTGAATTTGTCGGAACCCTAATGCTTGAAGGCCACTATAAATACTGCCTTAAATTCTATCACCTAAAAAGATATCAATACACAATCTAACACAAATATACAGTAGCATCCAGAATCACCTCACAATCGAAACTTAGGTTTTAATTGATTTCTCATTCTCTTCCTCTCTTTTTTGGTTCTAAGTTTTATTCACCGGTTGAAGTTTGAGCTTTGGTTCCCAAACAGCTAAACATAATCTTTGTTTGGTTTGCTGCTCAAAGGAAGATTAATGTATATCGACCCTCCCTCTCTTTAATTGTTTAAGTGGAGATCATGTCTGCTATGTTATTCTCTGTTGACTACCTTTGTCTATGATATATGCTATTGGTTTATAATTGATGATTATGCCTTGATATTATATGTTACCTTCACTCCGAGAATCAACTGTCTCTTTAATAATTTGAAGTTACATCAATGCTAATCGACTATCTTTGTGAACTTAATGAATATTTCTCTATGTTGAATGATCTATGTGTTGTTGATTTTCTGTAGTTAATTAATAGACCTTAATGATTCTCTGTGCATGTTCTGAACTTAACCTTTCTTATGTCTTGCTAAGCTCTTCATACATGTTTCACCAGTCTCACATTGATTAAAACTACTACATGTTGATCTATGTCATGAACtagaattatttattttgataaaGCTAGGACTATGGTAATTGTGAACACTTAAAGGTCCAATATAGTCCTGCCATTGGAGTTAAATACATCAGCTTAGAGTTGCCTGCTCTCTTCAAATGTGTTCTATGATTTTGTAACTCTTTAAAACATTATTGTGGAGCTCTTCTATTTACCTTCATGTTTGTGTGGCTACACTTGTGAGTTCCATCGTATAAATATGTCCTGAAGTGATTGACCTATGTTCTAATGAGTTTCTATAGTTAATTTTATATGTATTCTGTCAACTATTATTAACCTAGCTTAAGCTATGCCCTTGATTGTCCTTAAGAATTTGGCTAGAAGTTGTATCTGTTGTATTTGTGCATTATCTCTTATATTGGCTATGCTGAACTGAACTTCATCATGTCTAGACTATCACACTCAATCTGTTTACCTGGACCGATTATCCTGTTACTAGAACCATGCCTACTTAACATATGTGAAACTGTCATTGTTCCAAAACTTTTGTAATGAACCTGCTAATCTGATTCTATGTCACCTGATCCTCTATTATGCTCTATAGTCTTGCAACCCTTTAAGAACATCTCTTGTATGTGTTTGGGTATCCTCTCTTAAGTTTTTGCACtcaatttattttaacaaaatgcCTTCTTGTCTTTCATGTGAAGGATACTTATGCCTGGGCTCTCATACTTCTCTTTTAGAACTGTATTATCTCATAAAGAAGAATGTGGACCTTGTTAACAACATATGATTTGGAACATGAGTTAACTGTGATCCCCAAAGAACTTAAAAGAAACTCACTTGTGTTTGTCTGCCTTATTTGAATACTATACTGTGTTTACATGAATGTCTTGACTCTTAATAAGCCTATGTGTGAACCTCTGATAAATTTGAACATAGTCTGATAGCTATTAAAGTATTATGAATTCAACTAAGAACTCCTGTGAACGTGAACTTGTCAGTAGGATCAATAAGGTTGGTGTATATATCTTCTCTACCCCTTGAATCACCTAATTTAGTATTTGGACTTCTAAACTAGTTTACTGGTGTTTGCCTCTCTTTATTTATATCTGTGATTGGTTCCTTTGGACATTCTTATGCATATTGAAAGTGTTGATAGTGATCTACACTCTTCGTTTGGATTGTGACCTCAATAATGAAATTTGATATAATGGTGTTCTATATAACTTCTATGAAAATTATGGATACTTGAATCTGTGTGTTTACTGTTAGTTGCCATAGTGAATGCCTCATTGGAAAGTAAACCTATAGGTAAGAGCGGATGTGAGTGGTTAAGGATATTTAGGAGTAAGATATTATTTGTGGTTGAGATGCCTTCCCTGACACAAGAACTGCTCGGGGTCCCCGAGACCCTTGTAAACTCTGAAGTTCCAGGGTTCCAAAGGGTGTCTTGTCCATGAATGGGATTTTGTCCTAAGCTTTTAATCATTGACATTTATTAATCCCTTTAGGATTTATGCTAAATGAAATAAAAGACTTCACTGTGATCATCATTTTGTCTACTCTATTGGACCTTACCTTGTCTTCATTGCATCGTTAATTACAGTATTTATTGCAGTATTATTGGGCCTCATGTTGGCTCTGTTATACTCTTAGTCATACTTGAATGTTGTATTTTATTGGGCCTCATCACTAATGTCTCCCTTTTTTTTGAATATGTGGTTGAactgggcctgctgagttctcaAGAACTCAGACTCAAGTTCCAGCATAGAGCCTGAGCCGCTAAAGCCTGCTGGTGTTGTTCGATATCTGTTGGGCCTAGCATTTCTTTTAGGCCCAAAACTCTGAGTCCAGCCTCCTTCCTCTTTATcgctttaaataaatctgttgttTCTTTATACATATGTATGACACTAACAGATTGATTAAATGCCTTCCTTAATCTTTTTAGGAACCTAGGCAAGCCAAAGATCCATAGGTAATAAAAGAATAATTGTCGCATTATCTTAGTTATAAAATTTCATCCTTTGATAATTTCTTTTCACTCTATAAGATTTCATTTTTTGTTTCATGCTAACCATTTCATTGAAGCTTAGAAAATATTCAAAAAGCAAGCGACTCTTCCTCTAAGAGCCAGAATTAAAAGAGAGATTTTAAAGCCAGATTTTCtattaacaaaaataaaacaTGGTCGCAATCAAGGACTACTTCGACGAGCTTTCTTCTAAACATAGGTACGAAATTTTGAAACCAATCTTTGAGGTATACATAAGACCCCATTTTTAATAACTTTTACTCTACTAGAGTTGTACAAATACTATTTCAAAGATAAAGTATTCAAAACATAGCCATATTTTACAAAGCTTGCAAATACAAACACTATAGATATATTtccacaatcttttcaatcatgCAGATGCAAACATTTTTAAGGGCTTTAACAAATTAAATTTATACCCTCTTTTCAAAAAAGtacatatattattttctttcaaataattgACTTTAAATAGAGTAAGCCACAAACCTTTCAAGCACCAACTAAGTAGAATATAGACATTTAATTCCctaaacctagtctaagtcctatggagctacctcaggtagattttaggaggtgcctaacaccttccccttagaaaaaCAAGAACCCTTACGTGAATCTCACCAGTTAGCAGACTAATAGGATAATAATCTAATAACtgaataggtaccctagtatacctttaaatattaggtggtgaatctctttcatcaacaacagggaaaccattagttgaatcttattttgactcgtgcaaaatagtGTGCAACACCAACAACAAGTTCGACATGTAGACAATATATTCATAATAACAACATCATAAACAATTCATTTTCCAAGATTTCCAACCATTTAAAGTTCATGGGAACAACTCTTCCAAAGCAGTCCATTAagaacaataacatctcaaactatttcaagtaTCCCTTTGTAGTATattgctcaaataatgcaaccaatATACAAACAACTTCAAGAACTGGTAGTAGAGTATTATACATACCTAACCCAGTAGCAACCacttgaaatttcagccaaacacaactcacaacaatCATCAATCAACACAAcctcaaagaggtgttgttcttcacttGAACTAACCTTTGATGGCAAAAATTAGATGTAACCACTAGGATTCGCCTTCAAACCCTAGTGGAACTGTTAGGGAACCTTGAGAGAGAGTGGGGGTAAAGTATGGTCGAAATATTATCAAATATCAGCCCCAAAACATAATTAAAAGACTCTTAAGTTGACCACAGCCCAAGTGGGTCCCGAAAAGGTGTTGCCTACACAATCTCGTGAAAATGCAAATATATTTCTACTCTAATAAATTATTGATAAACAGCTTAATGAGTTAGatactagactcgtagatcttcaatttaatgggtggatcaccccataattaaaaatacattggGAGAAAAGTTCAGTCACATTAAACACATATTTCTATAAAAATATGAACGTAACTTGCAATAATTTTT of Nicotiana tomentosiformis chromosome 7, ASM39032v3, whole genome shotgun sequence contains these proteins:
- the LOC138895950 gene encoding uncharacterized protein; this translates as MGAVGCFDQQLRLFGELKLGKRFNEEKWWLLDTRNPTVEIKSDRGLKIMRKSRINLFVTFLGHVVSSEGIKVDPQNVAAVKNWPRPTTLTEIRSFLGLAGVGLGYVLMQHRKAIIYASKQLKNHEKNYPTHDLQLVAVVFALYIWHHYLYGVHVDIFKDHKSLQYIFKQKGKANVMPDALRRKSMDSLAHLEAHQRSLAKKFHRLAILGVRLVNSSESGTDGQAERTIHTLEDMLRACVLDFKGSWDYQFPLIEFADNNSYHASIQMTPFKDLYGRSFRSLIGWFEVGEVKMIRPNILHQAMEKRVGQVAYRLELPPEMSLVHPVFHVSMLKKVVGDPLLIVWVEVVEVNEELTYEKILVSILDRQVRILRNKEIASVKVLWRNQQVEEAAWEAEEEMKRKYPHLFV